In a single window of the Bradyrhizobium erythrophlei genome:
- a CDS encoding phosphatase PAP2 family protein: MPKDAWTTRAPFEDHEAAAVWRLFTFNWHLLASCIGVLVAGLLATEFYIRPSGYLIAFAMAGFYWQFGLLNVKSIARRNPRLSYCLVAIAQMIIAMSVMTSLTYVAISINLPLWDGTLLAWDRALGLDFRYYLDFVNGHPQIISVLAAGYRSITWQILGIMFVLPLAGNYRRTGEAICAFALALFATTFISAMVPATGVYGELGLTASDFPYFEPQGYYDTLRDATLVRAGSLHGLDLLKLVGVLTFPSFHAVSAILYTWAFWPMRWLRLFFVPCNNVMLVATPLGGGHYFVDVIAGVVIATMAILAALGISRFVAPRWASPTEA; encoded by the coding sequence ATGCCCAAAGATGCGTGGACGACACGTGCTCCATTCGAAGATCACGAGGCGGCCGCAGTCTGGCGATTGTTCACATTTAACTGGCACCTCCTGGCTAGCTGCATCGGTGTCTTAGTCGCCGGTCTTTTAGCAACTGAATTCTATATCCGGCCCTCTGGCTACCTGATCGCTTTCGCGATGGCGGGATTCTATTGGCAGTTTGGACTCCTGAACGTCAAATCGATAGCGCGCCGGAATCCCAGGCTTTCATACTGTCTTGTTGCCATTGCGCAAATGATCATCGCCATGTCGGTAATGACTTCTCTGACTTACGTTGCAATATCGATCAATTTGCCACTGTGGGATGGAACCTTGCTGGCGTGGGATCGTGCGCTCGGCCTCGATTTTCGTTACTATCTTGATTTCGTGAATGGTCACCCGCAAATCATCTCAGTTCTGGCTGCTGGTTACCGATCAATCACCTGGCAAATTCTTGGAATCATGTTCGTTCTTCCTCTCGCCGGAAATTACCGACGAACCGGCGAGGCAATCTGCGCTTTCGCACTGGCCTTGTTCGCGACGACATTCATCTCAGCCATGGTTCCGGCCACTGGGGTTTATGGCGAGTTAGGCTTGACCGCTTCGGATTTTCCCTACTTCGAACCGCAAGGATATTACGACACTTTGCGCGACGCGACACTTGTCCGGGCCGGCAGCTTGCACGGATTGGATTTACTTAAGCTCGTAGGGGTATTGACGTTCCCGAGCTTCCACGCCGTATCAGCAATCCTCTACACTTGGGCTTTCTGGCCTATGCGATGGCTGAGACTATTTTTCGTTCCGTGCAATAACGTTATGCTTGTCGCTACGCCTCTGGGTGGTGGCCACTATTTCGTCGATGTCATCGCCGGTGTGGTGATCGCAACCATGGCGATTCTCGCGGCGCTAGGCATAAGTCGCTTTGTCGCGCCGAGGTGGGCCAGCCCAACCGAGGCGTAG
- a CDS encoding glycosyltransferase family 2 protein produces MLPDEALKSMKVMFATPCYISSVSMHYVTSIFELTHHCNRFGLQCILHMHSESLITRSRNKMVLEFLSDETLTHLFWIDSDITFTPQSVCRLLLIDRDVTAGVYPMKDFNWPAEGLPAGTTKQQFEDRYTQYPFNPIGHGAERVSTYADADGFVEVAEAPTGFMCIKRDVFRQMMEKYPKLNYVPDGPPNPQAHLHWLFFDCMVDPDSGRYLSEDYAFCRRWRDIGGKIWVDLQCKLQHLGQHNFRGDLAESLRLQNRW; encoded by the coding sequence ATGTTACCCGATGAAGCATTGAAATCGATGAAGGTGATGTTCGCGACGCCGTGCTACATTTCGTCCGTCAGCATGCACTACGTCACCAGCATCTTCGAGCTCACCCATCATTGCAACCGGTTCGGACTGCAATGCATCCTGCATATGCATTCGGAAAGCCTGATCACCCGCTCGCGCAACAAGATGGTGCTCGAGTTCCTGTCCGACGAGACACTGACCCATCTGTTCTGGATCGATTCCGACATCACCTTCACGCCGCAATCGGTCTGCCGCCTCTTGCTGATCGACCGCGACGTCACCGCCGGCGTCTATCCGATGAAAGATTTTAATTGGCCCGCCGAAGGCCTGCCCGCCGGCACCACGAAACAACAGTTCGAGGATCGCTACACCCAATATCCGTTCAACCCGATCGGCCACGGCGCCGAGCGGGTCAGCACCTATGCGGATGCCGACGGCTTCGTCGAGGTCGCTGAGGCGCCGACCGGCTTCATGTGCATCAAGCGGGATGTGTTCAGGCAGATGATGGAGAAATACCCCAAGCTGAATTACGTTCCGGACGGCCCGCCGAACCCGCAGGCGCATCTGCACTGGTTGTTCTTCGACTGCATGGTCGATCCTGATTCCGGCCGCTACCTGTCGGAGGATTACGCGTTCTGCCGCCGTTGGCGCGACATCGGCGGCAAGATCTGGGTCGATCTGCAATGCAAACTGCAGCATCTCGGGCAGCACAATTTCCGCGGCGACCTCGCCGAAAGCCTGCGGCTACAGAACCGCTGGTGA
- a CDS encoding amidase, whose product MKLSEYLQHDAVGLAECVARGEISAGELLDLALRQSAAAQPKTNAICRLMEDEARSQLKKPLAGPFAGVPFLIKDCAQDYAGLPTTYGSRSMVGVAPEHAHVVRRYLDAGLLIFGKTNLPEFALKAVSDSQLFGRASNPWNFDHTPGGSSGGAAAAVASGVVPMAAGNDGGGSLRIPAACCGLFGLRPSRARISSGPAYGEYWYGASSEGVISRSVRDTAAALDVSAGREPGDPFAVPGPAEPYAKLMRRDPGRLRIGFTAASPIGTEVHPEAVAAVRDAAKLLGSLGHEVEEAAPEIDGASLAKAYLHVYFGQVPAVVAQARAAGARSSDFELLTRVLATLGGATSAATLTAQLLKWNEFARALGRFHTRYDLLLTPTLAHPPIRHGEGDPSAAEQAVLKLLDRAGLLGLLTRAGLLDGTVDKIARDSLQYVPFTQLANLTGTPAMSVPLHWTADGLPLGVQFVARFGEEDRLLQLAAQLESARPWFTRLPAWVTQG is encoded by the coding sequence ATGAAATTGAGCGAATATCTGCAGCACGACGCGGTCGGGCTGGCTGAATGCGTTGCGCGCGGGGAGATCAGCGCGGGGGAATTGCTTGACCTCGCGCTGCGGCAGAGCGCGGCGGCCCAGCCAAAGACGAATGCAATCTGCCGCCTGATGGAGGACGAAGCCCGCTCCCAATTGAAGAAGCCGCTGGCCGGTCCTTTCGCCGGCGTTCCCTTCCTGATCAAGGATTGCGCGCAGGACTATGCCGGCCTGCCGACGACCTATGGCAGCCGATCGATGGTCGGCGTCGCGCCCGAGCACGCCCATGTGGTGCGACGCTATCTCGATGCGGGACTCCTGATTTTCGGCAAGACCAATTTGCCGGAATTTGCGCTCAAGGCCGTGTCGGACTCGCAACTGTTCGGCCGCGCCAGCAATCCCTGGAATTTCGATCACACGCCCGGCGGCTCCAGCGGCGGCGCTGCAGCCGCGGTCGCTTCGGGCGTCGTGCCGATGGCGGCAGGCAATGACGGCGGCGGCTCCCTCCGCATTCCCGCCGCCTGTTGCGGCCTGTTCGGGTTACGTCCCTCGCGCGCCCGCATTTCCTCAGGCCCGGCCTATGGCGAATATTGGTACGGCGCTTCGAGCGAAGGAGTGATCTCCCGCAGCGTGCGCGACACCGCGGCGGCGCTTGACGTCTCGGCGGGCAGAGAGCCCGGCGATCCCTTTGCGGTGCCCGGGCCGGCCGAGCCCTACGCGAAACTGATGCGGCGCGATCCCGGCCGGCTGCGCATCGGCTTTACCGCGGCCTCGCCGATCGGAACGGAGGTTCACCCCGAAGCCGTGGCGGCGGTGCGCGACGCGGCAAAGCTGCTCGGGAGTCTCGGCCACGAGGTCGAAGAAGCTGCGCCCGAAATCGATGGCGCTTCGCTGGCGAAGGCTTACCTGCATGTCTATTTCGGACAGGTGCCTGCCGTGGTGGCGCAGGCACGCGCCGCCGGCGCGCGCTCTTCGGACTTCGAGCTCCTGACGCGGGTGCTGGCGACGCTCGGCGGCGCAACCTCGGCCGCGACGCTGACGGCGCAATTGTTGAAGTGGAATGAATTTGCGAGGGCGCTTGGGCGTTTTCATACGCGTTACGACCTGCTGCTGACGCCGACGCTCGCGCACCCGCCGATCCGCCATGGCGAGGGCGACCCGTCAGCCGCGGAGCAGGCGGTGCTGAAGCTGCTCGATCGGGCGGGCCTGCTTGGGCTGTTGACGCGCGCCGGTTTGCTCGACGGCACCGTCGACAAGATTGCACGCGACAGCCTGCAATATGTGCCATTCACGCAGCTCGCCAATCTGACGGGCACGCCGGCGATGAGCGTGCCCTTGCACTGGACCGCGGATGGGCTGCCGCTCGGGGTGCAATTCGTTGCGCGTTTCGGCGAAGAGGATCGGCTGCTGCAACTCGCGGCGCAACTCGAATCCGCGCGGCCGTGGTTCACCCGGCTGCCCGCCTGGGTGACGCAGGGCTAG
- a CDS encoding tetratricopeptide repeat protein translates to MTTVSLTISEVFDIALKSYHAGKLAEAEQMCLKILSADPDSTVTLNLLAVIHTSRGRNDAAIACYDRALSLRPDFIQALSNRGSVLKQMKRYNEALESYDRALAIQPDHVEILNNHAGVLQAIGRYDEALAGYDGVLALQPDYPEALNNRGVTLQAMGRHSDALASYDAALTLRPDFVEALVNRGIAQYELKRFGDALANYDRAISLRPENADALSNRGNALEKLGRHEEALASYNGALNLQPNHVEALYNRGVILHKLRRLDEALASYDGALVLRPNYPEALVGRGAALHDQKRLDEALMSYDRAIALYPDYVQALVNRGATLHELGRFDEALRSFERALALEPDNVEALTNRGVVLHDLARYDEALVDHEHAIVVRPGDAAVLNNRGVTLHKLRRPEEALASYDSALASRPDWAEALTNRGVTLHDLKRFDEARASYDRAIALRPDYADAHFFKGLSSLVTGDFERGWAEYEWRRKAPSARITARDFPQPLWLGEDGIAGKRILFHSEQGFGDTIQFCRYIPLVATRGVRVIVEVEEPLCGLIAGLAGTAQIIAKGDPLPDFDFQCPLPSLPLAFKTRLETIPSSAPYLRVPTQTLEYWGALLGTKRSPRIGLAWAGNAKHVRDGERSMRLCDLLPLLDIDATFVSLQKEVRAGDAEMLTSCDMLQFSQEIEDFSDTAALISQLDLVISVDTSVAHLAGALGKPVWILLTHAPDWRWLLDRDDSPWYPSARLFRQRETREWGSLTMRVREALLEFTGNER, encoded by the coding sequence ATGACGACCGTCTCACTGACGATATCAGAGGTCTTCGATATCGCCTTGAAATCGTACCATGCAGGAAAGCTCGCCGAGGCCGAGCAAATGTGTCTCAAAATATTGTCGGCCGATCCTGACTCCACCGTCACCCTGAATCTCCTGGCTGTCATCCATACGTCGCGGGGGAGGAACGACGCGGCGATTGCCTGCTACGACCGCGCGCTGTCGCTGCGGCCGGACTTCATCCAGGCGCTCAGCAATCGCGGCTCGGTGCTGAAACAGATGAAGCGGTACAACGAGGCCCTGGAAAGCTATGACCGTGCGCTCGCCATTCAGCCGGACCATGTCGAAATTCTCAACAATCATGCAGGCGTCCTGCAGGCGATCGGCCGCTACGACGAGGCGCTGGCCGGCTATGACGGTGTGCTCGCCTTGCAGCCGGACTATCCCGAGGCGCTCAACAATCGTGGCGTAACCCTGCAGGCGATGGGGCGGCATTCCGACGCGCTGGCAAGTTACGACGCCGCGCTCACGCTGCGCCCTGACTTCGTCGAGGCGCTGGTTAATCGCGGCATCGCCCAATATGAGCTAAAGCGGTTCGGGGATGCGCTCGCAAACTACGATCGCGCCATCTCGCTGCGGCCGGAAAATGCCGATGCGCTCAGTAATCGCGGAAACGCACTGGAAAAACTGGGACGTCATGAAGAAGCGCTAGCCAGCTATAACGGTGCGCTCAATCTGCAGCCGAACCACGTCGAAGCGCTCTACAACCGCGGCGTTATTCTGCACAAACTCCGGCGGCTGGATGAAGCGCTGGCGAGTTACGATGGTGCGTTGGTCTTGCGTCCGAATTATCCCGAGGCGCTCGTCGGCCGCGGCGCCGCGCTGCACGATCAAAAGCGGCTCGATGAAGCATTGATGAGCTACGACCGCGCCATCGCCCTATATCCGGATTATGTTCAGGCTCTCGTCAATCGTGGCGCCACGCTGCATGAGTTGGGGCGATTCGACGAGGCTCTGAGGAGCTTCGAGCGTGCGCTTGCCCTGGAGCCGGATAATGTCGAGGCACTTACCAATCGCGGCGTCGTCTTGCATGACCTCGCGCGATATGACGAGGCGCTGGTGGATCACGAACACGCAATTGTCGTGCGGCCAGGCGATGCCGCCGTGCTCAATAACCGCGGCGTCACCTTGCATAAACTCCGACGGCCCGAGGAAGCACTGGCGAGCTACGATTCTGCGCTTGCCTCGCGGCCGGATTGGGCCGAGGCGCTGACTAATCGGGGCGTTACGCTGCATGACCTGAAGCGGTTCGATGAGGCGCGGGCGAGTTACGACCGAGCGATTGCGCTCCGTCCGGACTATGCCGACGCGCATTTTTTCAAGGGCCTGTCGAGCCTCGTCACTGGCGACTTCGAGCGTGGATGGGCCGAATACGAGTGGCGCCGCAAGGCTCCATCCGCGAGAATCACAGCGCGCGACTTTCCCCAGCCGCTCTGGCTTGGGGAGGACGGTATCGCCGGCAAGAGGATCCTGTTCCACAGTGAGCAGGGATTTGGCGATACCATTCAGTTCTGCCGTTACATACCGCTGGTCGCGACACGCGGCGTACGCGTCATTGTGGAAGTTGAAGAACCGCTCTGCGGGCTTATCGCTGGTCTTGCCGGCACGGCGCAGATTATCGCCAAGGGCGATCCTCTGCCGGACTTCGATTTCCAATGCCCGCTTCCCAGCCTGCCGCTGGCTTTCAAGACCCGGCTGGAGACGATTCCCTCAAGTGCTCCGTATCTGCGCGTGCCAACGCAAACCCTGGAATATTGGGGCGCGCTGCTTGGGACCAAACGCTCCCCCAGGATCGGGCTTGCCTGGGCGGGCAATGCGAAACATGTCAGGGATGGAGAGCGGTCGATGAGGCTGTGCGACCTCCTGCCGCTTTTGGACATCGACGCCACCTTTGTGAGCCTGCAAAAGGAGGTTCGCGCCGGTGACGCGGAGATGCTGACGAGTTGCGACATGCTCCAGTTCAGTCAAGAAATCGAAGATTTTTCCGATACGGCGGCGCTGATATCGCAGCTCGATCTCGTGATATCCGTTGACACCAGTGTCGCACATCTTGCGGGCGCATTGGGCAAGCCGGTCTGGATTTTATTGACGCATGCTCCCGATTGGCGCTGGCTGCTCGACCGGGATGACAGCCCCTGGTACCCGAGCGCGCGGTTGTTTCGGCAGCGCGAGACCCGCGAGTGGGGCAGTTTGACGATGCGAGTCCGCGAAGCGCTGCTCGAATTCACTGGAAACGAACGATAG
- a CDS encoding YadA family autotransporter adhesin: MTLASSAAGQPAMAQASDVFYPRDRRARLLASSALSGGTLRGLALAAGVSIAATALWAVPARAQAQSLNGGTATGTNAYASGTGATATGNFATATGQNSTANGFSATATGALSIANGAQATATGLASLANGNFATATGQSSIANGDLATATGMNSTANGVGATATGQASTANGIQATATGQGSTANGTQATATGQGSTANGTQATATGQQSYANGVNATATGQNANATGDSATATGSDSFANGTKATATGQQSFANGESATATGWSSLANGTLATATGNGSFANGFAATATGLNSTANGAQATATGEFSTANGQFATATGQGSIANGNLATATGAASFANGIQATATGASSSANGLAAIATGANSFANGTNAAAIGTGSVANGNFATATGVNSVADGSTSSAFGQGSNATGAATTAIGQASIASATGATAVGASAQATATGAVAVGQNAAATGVNAIAIGNGAVATGSVAVGALASAANGGAAFGDGAVATGSNSAAFGPNSSATFANSAAFGNGAAATAVNQVAIGTASNTYRMSGITSAASLAAQSGPTSFVTSDANGNLATSGFNPQNLTSLQSQVSSLQSQVIDNRLEARTGTAVALAAGAMPALQAGRRFGISASYGNFQGSNAFGVGATALLYDTKNYAVVVNAGAGIGLERNLVGVRSAVALQW; the protein is encoded by the coding sequence ATGACACTGGCAAGTTCAGCGGCGGGGCAACCGGCGATGGCGCAGGCTTCCGACGTGTTTTATCCGCGCGACCGCCGGGCGCGGCTGCTGGCATCGAGCGCCTTATCGGGCGGGACGCTGCGGGGACTAGCGTTGGCGGCCGGCGTATCGATCGCTGCCACGGCCCTCTGGGCAGTTCCGGCGAGGGCGCAGGCGCAGTCCTTGAACGGCGGGACGGCCACCGGCACCAATGCCTACGCTTCCGGCACCGGCGCGACTGCCACCGGAAACTTCGCGACCGCAACCGGCCAGAACAGCACCGCGAACGGTTTCAGCGCAACCGCGACGGGCGCGCTCAGCATCGCGAACGGCGCGCAGGCGACCGCGACCGGCTTGGCCAGCTTGGCGAACGGCAACTTCGCCACCGCGACGGGCCAGAGCAGCATCGCGAACGGCGACCTCGCGACTGCGACGGGTATGAACAGCACCGCGAATGGCGTCGGCGCGACCGCGACGGGCCAAGCCAGCACCGCGAACGGCATCCAAGCGACCGCGACGGGCCAAGGCAGCACCGCGAACGGCACCCAGGCGACCGCGACGGGCCAAGGCAGCACCGCGAACGGCACCCAGGCGACCGCGACCGGCCAGCAAAGCTACGCGAACGGCGTCAACGCGACCGCGACCGGCCAGAACGCCAACGCAACCGGAGACAGCGCGACCGCGACGGGCTCGGACAGCTTCGCGAACGGCACCAAGGCGACCGCGACTGGCCAACAAAGCTTTGCGAACGGCGAGAGCGCGACCGCGACGGGCTGGAGCAGCTTGGCGAACGGCACCCTGGCGACCGCGACGGGCAACGGTAGCTTCGCCAACGGCTTCGCTGCGACCGCGACTGGGCTGAACAGCACGGCGAACGGCGCCCAGGCGACCGCGACGGGCGAGTTCAGCACCGCGAACGGCCAATTCGCCACCGCGACGGGCCAGGGCAGCATCGCGAACGGCAACCTCGCGACGGCGACTGGAGCGGCGAGCTTCGCAAATGGCATTCAAGCGACCGCGACCGGTGCAAGCAGCAGCGCGAACGGGCTCGCAGCGATCGCGACGGGCGCCAACAGTTTCGCCAACGGCACGAACGCAGCCGCGATCGGCACAGGCAGCGTTGCGAACGGGAACTTCGCGACCGCAACCGGTGTCAACAGCGTTGCGGATGGGTCCACCTCTAGCGCCTTCGGTCAGGGCAGCAACGCCACTGGCGCCGCCACCACCGCGATTGGCCAAGCCAGCATTGCGAGCGCCACCGGTGCCACGGCTGTCGGCGCCAGTGCGCAGGCCACCGCGACCGGCGCGGTCGCGGTCGGCCAAAACGCCGCCGCCACCGGCGTCAACGCCATCGCGATCGGCAACGGCGCGGTTGCGACCGGTTCGGTCGCGGTCGGTGCGCTGGCTTCCGCCGCGAACGGCGGTGCGGCGTTCGGCGATGGCGCGGTCGCAACGGGATCGAATTCCGCGGCTTTCGGCCCGAACTCTTCGGCGACATTCGCCAATTCGGCTGCGTTCGGCAATGGCGCCGCCGCAACCGCCGTGAACCAGGTCGCCATCGGTACCGCGTCGAACACTTACCGGATGTCCGGCATCACCTCGGCGGCAAGCCTCGCCGCGCAGTCCGGCCCGACCTCGTTCGTCACCAGCGACGCCAATGGCAATCTGGCAACAAGCGGCTTCAACCCGCAAAACCTCACCTCGCTGCAGTCGCAAGTTTCCTCGCTGCAGTCGCAGGTCATCGACAACCGGCTCGAGGCGCGTACGGGTACCGCGGTGGCGCTCGCGGCCGGTGCGATGCCGGCACTGCAGGCGGGGCGCCGGTTTGGCATATCGGCAAGCTACGGCAACTTCCAGGGCAGCAACGCCTTCGGCGTGGGAGCGACGGCACTTTTGTATGACACCAAGAACTACGCGGTCGTCGTCAATGCCGGCGCGGGCATTGGACTGGAAAGGAATCTGGTCGGCGTGCGCAGCGCGGTTGCGTTGCAGTGGTGA